One window of Chryseobacterium indologenes genomic DNA carries:
- a CDS encoding OmpH family outer membrane protein — MNLIKVLFITLGLTLTAGVANAQQKIGSVNTEEIFASLSEVKTIGTTIDNLTKTKQTEIEKLINDYQTKLKAAQDKEKTLSEANKEAVTKELIAAQTELQGLGKKIEETRAQAAKDISAKQNEMLTPLQKKVREAIFAVAKEKNLSYVFDTAAQESNNLLYTDGSEDITNIVKSKLGGTAAPAKPAGKSK, encoded by the coding sequence ATGAATTTAATTAAAGTACTTTTTATTACATTAGGATTAACGCTTACTGCAGGTGTTGCAAATGCTCAACAGAAAATAGGAAGTGTAAACACAGAAGAAATTTTTGCAAGCTTATCTGAAGTAAAAACTATAGGAACTACGATTGATAATCTGACTAAAACAAAACAGACTGAAATTGAAAAGTTGATCAATGATTATCAGACGAAGCTGAAAGCAGCACAGGATAAAGAAAAAACTTTAAGTGAGGCTAACAAAGAAGCGGTAACTAAAGAACTGATTGCAGCACAAACGGAATTACAAGGTTTAGGTAAAAAAATAGAGGAAACAAGAGCACAGGCTGCTAAGGATATTTCTGCCAAGCAAAATGAAATGCTTACTCCACTGCAAAAGAAAGTAAGAGAAGCTATTTTTGCTGTAGCTAAAGAAAAAAATCTGAGCTATGTATTTGATACAGCAGCACAGGAATCTAATAACCTTCTTTATACTGACGGAAGTGAAGATATCACTAATATAGTAAAAAGCAAGTTAGGTGGTACGGCAGCTCCTGCTAAACCAGCTGGAAAATCTAAATAA
- a CDS encoding DUF6734 family protein, which produces MKIVQSFWSKPYHSRDLFFLNSGGWSHRTFNYMSWALSCLRFKKFYKVDLVTDTLGKEILIDTLELPYDNVSLKLDELNDKYPNPKNIWALGKIYAFEIQQEPFIHADADVFIWERFPEKIENGALISQQLEQDAGYHEGNLKELYSRLEYIPDVIKSYYNKTGDASQYNAGIIGGNNFTFFQEYAKLAREIVDKNFNVIGNTDFLINKNAFPCFFEQYLFLCMAREKELNVEVLIDSSKSKEHIFQELINFHNAHQTHYIHLLGAYKLAYNNAKIVSYYLWKEFPYYYEKIINLIHEKKI; this is translated from the coding sequence ATGAAAATAGTCCAAAGCTTTTGGTCAAAACCCTACCATTCCAGAGATCTTTTTTTCTTAAACTCCGGTGGATGGAGCCATCGAACATTTAATTATATGAGCTGGGCATTAAGCTGCCTGCGGTTTAAAAAATTTTATAAAGTTGATCTCGTTACTGATACCTTAGGCAAAGAAATATTGATTGATACTTTAGAACTACCCTACGACAATGTATCTTTGAAACTAGATGAATTGAATGATAAATATCCCAACCCCAAAAACATCTGGGCGCTGGGAAAAATTTATGCATTTGAAATACAACAGGAACCCTTCATCCATGCGGATGCTGATGTATTTATCTGGGAGAGATTTCCGGAAAAAATTGAAAACGGAGCACTTATATCCCAACAGCTTGAGCAGGATGCAGGCTACCATGAAGGAAATTTAAAAGAACTATATTCCCGCCTTGAATATATTCCTGATGTTATCAAATCATATTATAATAAAACCGGAGATGCCTCTCAGTACAATGCCGGTATTATAGGTGGAAATAATTTTACATTCTTTCAGGAATATGCAAAACTGGCCAGAGAAATAGTAGACAAAAATTTTAATGTAATCGGGAACACAGATTTTTTAATCAATAAAAATGCATTTCCTTGTTTTTTTGAGCAATATTTATTTCTATGCATGGCCCGAGAAAAGGAGCTTAATGTAGAAGTTCTTATTGACAGTTCCAAGTCCAAAGAACATATTTTTCAAGAGCTTATCAACTTCCACAATGCACACCAAACCCATTATATTCATTTACTTGGGGCATACAAACTAGCATACAATAATGCCAAAATTGTATCATATTATCTATGGAAGGAATTTCCTTATTATTATGAAAAAATTATTAACCTAATCCATGAAAAAAAGATATAG
- the aceA gene encoding isocitrate lyase, with protein sequence MKTRQEQIQAIEKDWLTNPRWNGVKRPYTAEEVLKLRGSYTIEYTIATEMSKKFWNKLNNQDYVAGLGALTGNQAVQEVDAGLEAIYLSGWQVAADANLSGEMYPDQSLYPANSVPSVVKKINNALLRADQVQSVSGTGDKEYLVPIIADAEAGFGGNLNAFELMKQMIEAGAAAVHFEDQLSSAKKCGHLGGKVLVPTQEAVNKLIAARLAADVLGVPSLIIARTDADAADLLTSDIDDRDKKFVTGERTSEGFYVVRNGVEQGIDRGLSYTPYADLIWMETSNPDLEQARRFAEGIHAKFPGKMLAYNCSPSFNWAARLSVEEMSTFREELAKMGYKFQFITLAGFHALNTAMFELALAYKERGMAGYSELQEREFALQQKGFRAVKHQSFVGTGYFDEVQNVVTNGSSATVAMKDSTETAQFH encoded by the coding sequence ATGAAAACAAGACAAGAACAAATCCAGGCTATTGAAAAAGACTGGCTGACAAACCCACGTTGGAATGGTGTAAAAAGGCCGTATACAGCAGAAGAAGTGTTGAAACTTCGCGGTTCTTATACCATAGAATATACCATTGCTACAGAAATGTCCAAAAAATTCTGGAATAAATTAAATAACCAGGATTATGTAGCAGGACTTGGAGCACTTACTGGCAATCAGGCCGTGCAGGAAGTAGATGCCGGACTGGAAGCTATTTATCTTTCAGGATGGCAGGTGGCGGCAGATGCTAATTTATCAGGAGAAATGTATCCCGATCAATCGCTGTATCCTGCCAATTCAGTTCCTTCTGTAGTAAAGAAAATTAATAATGCGTTACTGAGGGCAGATCAGGTACAATCTGTGAGCGGGACGGGAGATAAAGAATATCTGGTACCCATCATTGCAGATGCAGAAGCGGGTTTTGGAGGTAATTTGAATGCCTTTGAACTTATGAAGCAGATGATAGAAGCGGGAGCTGCTGCCGTACACTTTGAAGATCAGCTTTCTTCTGCAAAAAAATGTGGTCACCTGGGCGGAAAAGTATTGGTACCAACGCAGGAGGCAGTCAACAAACTGATTGCTGCACGTCTGGCAGCCGATGTACTGGGAGTTCCGAGTCTTATTATTGCAAGAACAGACGCAGATGCAGCAGATCTGCTAACTTCTGATATTGATGACAGAGATAAAAAATTCGTAACAGGAGAAAGAACTTCTGAAGGTTTTTATGTGGTAAGAAACGGAGTAGAGCAGGGAATCGACAGAGGTTTGTCTTATACTCCATATGCTGACCTGATCTGGATGGAAACCTCAAATCCGGATCTGGAGCAGGCAAGAAGATTTGCAGAAGGAATTCATGCGAAATTCCCTGGGAAGATGCTTGCTTATAACTGTTCACCTTCTTTCAACTGGGCGGCAAGGCTGAGTGTAGAGGAAATGTCTACTTTCCGTGAAGAGCTGGCAAAAATGGGCTACAAGTTCCAGTTTATTACATTGGCAGGATTTCATGCTTTGAATACGGCAATGTTTGAATTGGCATTAGCCTATAAAGAAAGAGGAATGGCTGGATACTCAGAACTGCAGGAACGTGAATTTGCTTTGCAGCAGAAAGGATTCAGAGCGGTGAAGCATCAGTCTTTTGTAGGGACAGGGTATTTTGATGAAGTACAGAATGTTGTTACCAACGGTTCTTCAGCTACCGTAGCGATGAAAGATTCTACGGAAACAGCACAATTCCATTAG